One Niabella beijingensis DNA window includes the following coding sequences:
- a CDS encoding aldo/keto reductase — MIPKRIGNYEIPGLTLGTVSLGLNYGVFNGQEQPDEGIALSLLHTALENGITCFDTAREYGTAETLLGDLLSEVFPRQAAVVTKFKITKEALGDLSLAKEQARNSVLESRAQLNLPMLPFCLFHMVSDYDRDLVAEMIPQLLASLKQENLIGFGGISVDNLPELQWLAFLPEVQVLQIPINIFDQRLPGDDPFWCRLEKERKLVFARSVFLKGLLLKHPATLTGNLRPAAFYLDQLAIYAKRCGLSVAQFCFSYVRDFRTVTSIVAGADNKQQLLENIALLNAPRIPDEILDEAKIFFKNVPEHILIPRTWKL, encoded by the coding sequence ATGATCCCTAAGCGAATCGGTAATTATGAAATCCCCGGCCTGACACTTGGTACGGTTTCACTCGGGCTCAACTATGGTGTTTTCAACGGACAGGAACAGCCCGATGAAGGAATAGCCTTGAGCTTGCTCCATACCGCACTGGAAAACGGGATCACCTGTTTTGATACGGCCCGGGAATACGGAACGGCAGAAACACTGCTGGGTGATCTGCTATCGGAAGTTTTTCCACGCCAGGCTGCGGTTGTAACAAAGTTCAAAATAACAAAAGAAGCATTGGGCGATCTTTCCCTGGCCAAAGAACAGGCACGCAACAGTGTTTTGGAATCGCGCGCTCAGTTAAACCTCCCCATGTTGCCGTTTTGCTTATTTCATATGGTATCGGATTATGACCGGGATCTTGTGGCTGAAATGATCCCGCAGCTGTTAGCTTCATTGAAGCAGGAGAACCTGATCGGATTTGGCGGCATCTCTGTTGATAATTTGCCCGAGTTGCAGTGGCTGGCCTTCCTTCCGGAAGTACAGGTACTGCAGATTCCCATTAATATTTTCGATCAGCGGCTGCCCGGAGACGATCCGTTTTGGTGCCGGCTGGAAAAAGAACGGAAATTGGTATTTGCCCGGAGTGTCTTTTTAAAAGGATTGCTGCTTAAACACCCGGCAACGCTCACAGGAAACCTGCGGCCGGCCGCTTTTTACCTGGATCAGCTGGCCATTTATGCGAAGCGGTGCGGATTGAGTGTGGCTCAGTTTTGCTTTTCTTATGTACGGGATTTTAGAACGGTTACGAGCATTGTTGCGGGTGCCGATAATAAGCAGCAACTCCTGGAAAATATTGCGCTCCTGAATGCACCGCGGATCCCTGATGAAATTTTGGATGAGGCGAAAATTTTTTTTAAGAATGTTCCGGAACATATACTCATTCCCCGGACCTGGAAATTATAA
- a CDS encoding SDR family oxidoreductase yields the protein MKQLFSLEGKVVLITGGTGLFGKPMSRALAEAGAQVIIASRNVDACIRYAEQLKELGLKAGAVPLDLKEESSIKECVDTLLSVYKKIDVLVNNAVSREGFRNLEDVQKAEWEDAQAVNSTGLMLLTKAVLSHMCERRSGNIINIGSIQGAVGPNFPVYGETGMSSPVNYTYDKWAMVGFTKWIANYYGKFNIRCNCLSPGGYGPGVSETYGETAFVKNYKNLTPLGRFANDEDIKGPVVFLASDAAAYITGHNLLVDGGWTSW from the coding sequence ATGAAACAGTTGTTTAGTCTTGAAGGTAAGGTTGTGCTCATTACCGGCGGCACCGGCCTTTTTGGAAAACCAATGTCAAGGGCTTTGGCGGAAGCCGGGGCACAGGTGATCATAGCCTCCAGAAATGTTGACGCATGTATCCGTTATGCGGAGCAGCTGAAAGAGCTGGGACTGAAAGCAGGAGCCGTACCGCTGGATCTTAAAGAAGAAAGCTCCATAAAGGAGTGTGTGGATACGCTGCTCTCTGTTTATAAAAAGATCGATGTATTGGTAAATAACGCGGTTTCAAGAGAGGGGTTCAGGAACCTGGAGGATGTACAAAAAGCTGAATGGGAAGACGCCCAGGCCGTAAATTCAACCGGACTTATGTTGTTAACAAAAGCGGTGCTTTCACATATGTGTGAGCGTCGTTCCGGAAATATTATAAATATCGGATCGATACAGGGGGCTGTGGGACCTAATTTCCCGGTATACGGTGAAACGGGAATGAGCAGTCCGGTTAATTACACGTACGATAAATGGGCCATGGTGGGCTTCACAAAATGGATCGCCAATTATTACGGAAAATTTAATATCCGTTGCAATTGTCTCAGTCCGGGCGGTTATGGCCCGGGTGTTAGCGAAACTTATGGAGAAACAGCATTTGTAAAGAATTATAAAAATCTGACGCCGCTCGGGCGGTTTGCCAATGACGAGGATATCAAAGGACCGGTTGTATTCCTGGCCTCCGATGCCGCCGCTTATATTACCGGGCATAATCTTTTGGTGGATGGCGGCTGGACAAGCTGGTGA
- a CDS encoding aspartate aminotransferase family protein, with product MTRYQHSKQLLERAGKVLAGGVSSEFRKYNHPHALFYASAKGSRIIDVDNNEYLDFTLSQGPMILGHSHPEVLEAVNRHSAQGQLYAGQHLQEIELAEKITELIPSAGLIRFCLDGSEAVQTAFRVARARTGKNKFLRFEGHYHGWLDNVAWGISAPDPDALGSLNEPVAFPWSKGMAPNTRDEFIICPWNDLELLSEQLRRHHHEIAAVITEPVMCNNGCIEPINGFLEGLRALCDQYGIALIFDEVITGFRLGLGGAQSHYNVVPDLSVFAKAMGSGYPISAIVGKYEWMEQIEKSMVIHAGTMNSSCPMIAASLATLRVLERDDPYPKMFALGKRLMTGLREAAEKSGQNLVVAGPGPMFVTAFGGDGRMRDYRDTLKTDRPKLSRFIAAMHDRNIRIIGRGLWYISAVHTEKDIDQAIGTATEVLTGL from the coding sequence ATGACCCGATATCAGCATTCGAAACAACTATTGGAACGCGCCGGAAAGGTTCTCGCGGGCGGCGTTTCTTCGGAATTCAGGAAATACAATCATCCGCATGCATTGTTCTATGCATCCGCCAAAGGCAGCCGCATTATAGATGTAGATAATAATGAGTATTTGGATTTTACGTTAAGTCAGGGGCCTATGATCCTGGGACATTCGCACCCCGAAGTCCTTGAAGCCGTTAATCGCCATTCCGCTCAGGGGCAGCTTTATGCTGGCCAGCACCTGCAGGAAATTGAACTTGCGGAAAAAATAACGGAGCTGATCCCTTCTGCCGGGCTGATCCGTTTTTGCCTCGATGGATCCGAAGCGGTACAAACTGCATTCCGGGTAGCCAGGGCCAGGACGGGTAAAAACAAATTTTTGCGATTTGAAGGGCACTATCATGGCTGGCTGGATAATGTGGCCTGGGGAATATCCGCACCTGATCCGGATGCTTTGGGAAGTTTGAACGAGCCGGTGGCTTTTCCGTGGTCAAAGGGGATGGCACCGAATACAAGGGACGAATTTATTATTTGTCCGTGGAATGATCTGGAGTTGCTTTCGGAGCAGCTCAGGCGTCATCACCACGAGATCGCTGCTGTTATAACAGAACCGGTTATGTGTAATAACGGTTGTATCGAACCCATAAACGGCTTTCTGGAAGGGCTGCGGGCCCTGTGTGATCAATATGGGATCGCATTGATTTTTGATGAAGTGATCACCGGCTTCCGGCTGGGGCTGGGTGGAGCACAGTCGCATTATAATGTGGTTCCGGACTTGTCGGTCTTTGCAAAGGCCATGGGCAGCGGTTATCCCATAAGCGCTATTGTAGGCAAATACGAATGGATGGAACAAATAGAAAAATCAATGGTGATCCATGCCGGTACCATGAACTCGAGCTGCCCTATGATAGCCGCTTCACTGGCAACCTTGCGGGTCCTGGAGCGGGATGACCCGTATCCGAAAATGTTTGCGTTGGGGAAACGTCTGATGACCGGCCTGAGGGAGGCTGCAGAGAAATCCGGACAGAACCTTGTGGTTGCCGGCCCGGGCCCTATGTTTGTAACGGCTTTTGGCGGGGATGGACGGATGCGGGATTACCGGGATACGCTAAAGACGGACCGGCCCAAATTATCCCGCTTTATAGCGGCGATGCATGACCGCAATATCCGGATTATCGGAAGAGGGCTCTGGTATATCAGTGCGGTGCATACGGAAAAAGATATTGATCAAGCGATCGGGACAGCAACGGAAGTATTGACAGGCCTGTAA
- a CDS encoding SGNH/GDSL hydrolase family protein: MVNSRRRFLGKGLTCVTGIMAGSYLHANALKQDESEHWTAKPETLPAINSGIGGNNTIDLLNRIEKDCLAHRPKLTILMAGTNDMNSVKYVPAAEYERNLSVIAGRIVSAGSQLLIMTILPAYEPYLLTRHPASFYEPEGVAGRRKQVNAIIKKTAGDHKAVLLDMEQRFTAIGNVGTSAASLIQNEVNAGKTDGVHPTPNGYRFIALSVFDCIVCNDLPREQIVCFGDSITRGDGSNDRNSYPGFLNKLLTTV; encoded by the coding sequence ATGGTCAATTCCAGAAGGCGTTTTTTAGGAAAGGGGCTTACCTGTGTTACAGGGATCATGGCCGGATCTTATTTGCATGCAAATGCATTAAAACAGGACGAAAGCGAACATTGGACTGCTAAACCGGAAACCTTACCTGCCATTAACAGCGGTATCGGCGGAAACAATACGATCGATCTGCTCAACCGTATCGAGAAGGATTGTCTGGCGCACCGGCCGAAGCTTACGATTTTAATGGCGGGTACGAATGATATGAACAGCGTTAAATATGTACCCGCCGCTGAATATGAAAGGAATCTTTCTGTCATTGCCGGTCGTATCGTATCCGCCGGAAGCCAGCTGCTAATAATGACCATTTTACCTGCGTATGAACCATATTTGCTCACCCGGCATCCTGCATCGTTTTATGAGCCGGAAGGCGTCGCCGGCAGAAGAAAACAAGTGAATGCGATTATTAAAAAGACGGCCGGCGACCATAAAGCGGTACTTCTTGATATGGAGCAGCGCTTTACGGCGATCGGTAATGTGGGAACAAGCGCCGCCTCTTTGATCCAGAATGAAGTGAATGCCGGCAAAACCGACGGGGTCCATCCCACGCCCAATGGCTACCGGTTTATAGCACTTTCGGTATTTGATTGTATTGTCTGCAATGATCTTCCCAGAGAGCAGATCGTCTGTTTTGGCGACAGCATCACAAGAGGGGACGGTTCGAATGACCGTAACAGCTATCCCGGGTTTCTGAATAAATTATTGACCACGGTCTGA
- a CDS encoding pyridoxal-phosphate dependent enzyme, which produces MKGIWKYKSLLPEIGAAHRITLGEGNTPLIRARNIGDLLGLKALYFKLEQLNPTGSYKDRFAAVAVSDLYRRKVPFFLATSSGNTGAALAAYGAASDIRCFLSIVDGAPAGKIRQMGIYGADIFMIKKFGISRSVTENVMQQLRKLATQFRTNVEISAYCYSPVGMSGVETIAFEIAEALPQVQHVFVPAGGGGLTLAVIKGFEKWRKLHTGFYRPSVFCVQPEGNDTIAGALETDLQLPQGLAKSTTSISGLQVPNILDGNRIILKARSGKIKGAVVTDADVYECQKQLAQLEGIYCEPAGAVALAGLKKALISGTIRQTDKVVCLVTGHGFKDPLSGNRIFSGDTCKYFNRTAESISHIKNSVLDS; this is translated from the coding sequence TTGAAAGGTATCTGGAAATATAAGTCCTTGCTGCCGGAGATCGGCGCTGCGCACCGGATCACATTGGGCGAAGGGAATACGCCTTTGATCAGGGCGCGCAATATTGGTGATCTCCTGGGGCTGAAGGCACTTTATTTTAAACTGGAACAACTGAACCCTACGGGTTCTTATAAAGACCGGTTCGCTGCCGTGGCGGTTTCTGATTTGTACCGGCGAAAAGTGCCTTTCTTCCTCGCCACCTCCAGTGGCAATACGGGTGCTGCTTTGGCCGCTTACGGGGCCGCTTCGGATATCCGGTGCTTTTTGTCCATTGTAGACGGCGCGCCGGCTGGCAAGATCAGGCAAATGGGCATTTACGGTGCGGATATCTTTATGATAAAAAAATTTGGGATCTCCCGGTCGGTAACGGAGAATGTAATGCAGCAGCTCCGGAAACTGGCAACGCAATTCCGTACCAATGTTGAAATAAGTGCCTATTGTTATTCACCCGTTGGTATGTCGGGAGTAGAAACCATTGCTTTTGAAATAGCGGAAGCGCTTCCACAGGTGCAGCATGTATTTGTGCCTGCGGGAGGCGGTGGTCTTACCCTTGCCGTTATAAAGGGGTTTGAAAAGTGGAGAAAACTGCATACCGGCTTTTACCGGCCTTCTGTTTTTTGCGTGCAGCCGGAAGGAAATGACACCATTGCCGGCGCGCTGGAAACGGACCTGCAGTTGCCGCAAGGCCTGGCAAAGAGCACCACATCAATAAGCGGCCTGCAGGTGCCCAATATACTGGACGGGAACCGCATTATTTTAAAGGCCAGATCAGGAAAGATAAAAGGAGCAGTGGTTACCGACGCGGATGTATATGAATGTCAGAAACAACTGGCACAGCTGGAGGGTATTTATTGCGAACCGGCGGGAGCTGTGGCGCTGGCAGGCTTAAAAAAGGCGCTGATTTCCGGAACCATCAGGCAGACAGACAAAGTGGTTTGTTTGGTTACGGGACATGGATTTAAAGATCCCCTTTCAGGAAACCGCATCTTTTCAGGAGATACCTGTAAGTACTTTAACAGGACCGCTGAATCGATCTCGCATATTAAAAACAGTGTTTTGGATAGTTAA
- a CDS encoding glycoside hydrolase family 88/105 protein codes for MCKKVFLLLLTIFSFQLLFAQKNLLTNFPKGFTPREAGKRLAYHFVDDRHDLYAARYIHYAEVCTWNSALKYALATKDQRLIQLLQRRFEPFFTKEKALLPPMNHVDYNMFGSLALQLYQITKDERYRDMGLAYADTQWELPAGANSEEKAWADKGYSWQTRMWIDDMYMITVVQSQAYKVTGDAKYIDRAAKEMVLYLNELQRPNGLFYHAPDVPYYWARGDGWMAVGMADLLRDLPKDHKDRPRILEGYLSMMESLKKHQRSDGMWNQLIDAPDFWPETSGSAMFTYAFIIGVQQGWLAADVYAPAARKAWMAMIPYIDERNNVTEVCIGTGKKNDKQYYHDRPRMAGDFHGQAPYLWCAAAFLGQ; via the coding sequence ATGTGTAAAAAGGTATTCTTATTGTTGCTGACCATTTTTTCTTTTCAGTTGTTGTTCGCGCAAAAAAATCTTCTGACAAATTTTCCTAAAGGATTTACACCGAGGGAGGCTGGCAAGCGCCTGGCCTATCATTTCGTGGATGACCGGCATGATCTCTATGCTGCGCGGTACATCCACTACGCGGAAGTATGTACCTGGAATAGTGCGCTTAAATATGCGCTGGCGACAAAAGACCAGCGGCTTATCCAGCTTTTGCAGCGCAGGTTCGAACCTTTTTTCACAAAGGAAAAAGCATTGCTTCCTCCCATGAATCATGTCGATTACAATATGTTCGGAAGTCTTGCATTGCAATTGTATCAGATAACAAAGGATGAACGCTACCGCGATATGGGATTGGCTTATGCGGATACACAATGGGAGCTGCCTGCGGGCGCTAACAGCGAAGAAAAAGCCTGGGCAGACAAAGGCTATTCCTGGCAGACACGGATGTGGATTGATGATATGTATATGATCACCGTGGTGCAGAGCCAGGCGTATAAAGTGACCGGTGATGCCAAATATATCGATCGGGCGGCAAAGGAAATGGTGCTTTATTTAAACGAGCTGCAACGTCCGAACGGTCTTTTCTATCACGCTCCCGATGTTCCTTACTATTGGGCGCGGGGAGACGGCTGGATGGCGGTTGGCATGGCAGACCTGCTGCGCGACCTGCCTAAAGACCACAAAGACCGTCCGCGTATCCTGGAAGGATATCTGTCCATGATGGAAAGCCTGAAGAAACATCAGCGATCCGACGGCATGTGGAACCAGCTGATTGATGCACCTGATTTCTGGCCGGAGACGTCCGGATCGGCGATGTTCACTTATGCGTTTATAATCGGGGTGCAGCAGGGCTGGCTGGCAGCCGATGTGTATGCCCCTGCTGCACGAAAAGCATGGATGGCGATGATCCCTTATATTGATGAACGCAACAACGTAACGGAAGTGTGCATAGGTACCGGTAAGAAAAATGATAAGCAGTATTATCATGACCGGCCGCGTATGGCGGGTGATTTTCATGGACAGGCTCCTTATCTTTGGTGTGCCGCCGCTTTTTTGGGGCAGTAA
- a CDS encoding SMP-30/gluconolactonase/LRE family protein — MYKNQIFQEFKGRTLVLPQPFYTEGPVIDKEGNLFVTNLKGGQLLRIDKNGNTSVWAETTCPNGQMINEKGIHLVCDSVEGSIKRFDKKGRPDKVVMNGFISDHKICCPNDLVSDNNGGFFFTDSVRHCGIVGYVDRFGAKRIIARNLDYPNGLALNPFTHRLYIAESYRNRILVTDLRKPWNSPGIFCDLPANPSGKKNGNLPDGLALDCFHNLWVAHYGMSCLWILNDRGQCIGKYDTGITLTSNVFMNDDFLLVTGGTGEPGPGIIKIVKMHRR; from the coding sequence ATGTATAAAAATCAGATTTTCCAGGAGTTTAAAGGAAGAACGCTTGTGCTTCCACAGCCTTTTTATACCGAAGGACCGGTAATAGATAAGGAAGGTAATTTATTTGTTACAAATTTAAAAGGAGGTCAGCTCCTGAGAATTGACAAAAATGGCAACACTTCAGTGTGGGCTGAAACAACCTGTCCGAACGGGCAAATGATCAATGAGAAAGGGATACATCTGGTTTGTGACAGTGTGGAAGGAAGCATCAAGCGATTTGATAAAAAGGGGAGGCCGGATAAGGTTGTCATGAACGGGTTTATTTCCGATCATAAGATCTGTTGCCCCAATGACCTGGTAAGTGACAATAATGGCGGGTTCTTTTTTACGGACTCGGTCCGGCATTGCGGGATTGTGGGATATGTCGATCGTTTCGGAGCAAAGAGGATCATTGCCCGGAACCTGGACTATCCCAATGGTTTAGCGCTCAATCCCTTCACCCACCGGTTATACATAGCGGAAAGCTACCGGAACCGCATCCTGGTAACCGACCTGCGGAAGCCCTGGAATAGTCCCGGGATCTTTTGTGACCTCCCGGCAAACCCGTCGGGGAAAAAGAACGGTAACCTGCCGGATGGATTGGCGCTGGATTGCTTCCACAATCTTTGGGTCGCGCATTACGGGATGTCCTGTTTATGGATTTTAAATGACCGCGGCCAGTGTATCGGTAAATATGATACGGGTATCACCCTTACCTCCAATGTTTTTATGAATGATGATTTTTTGCTGGTTACCGGAGGAACAGGGGAGCCGGGCCCCGGAATTATAAAAATTGTAAAAATGCACAGGAGATGA
- a CDS encoding M81 family metallopeptidase produces MKKIALIGIYHESNTFNKRPTVYADFVNGHLLKGADIVAHYKNAHHEIGGFIEALNDAHIELIPVMYAEAAPGGTVTTETYLRLKAELGALLQQVLPVDGVLVAPHGAGVCEDYPDMDGDWLSYVRALVGTEVPIVGTLDPHANVSLLMIEKTNALFAYATNPHLDQRATGIKAAQLLKRLLFENTVFRQRLIQLPLSISIEQQNTNCEPCLSLYREVQRTAADHGALHVSIILGFPYADVPEMGTSLILITEGDSNWEQLITQLRSCFFSRLQQFRGEKLRLQAVLPDAGALKKPVLLLDMGDNVGGGAAGTSMYLMDLLEAAGQTRACICITHAATVEAIARFETGDRFELSFGHIDTLNREAPYSVTLISRGDGFFTEPDPRHGGQSAFNMGKVVVLKTANQNTIIVSSLKVPPFSSRQLTSLGIVLEEQNWIIAKGVNAPIAAFKDSCATILQVDTPGETCADITTFSFKNRSVPLYPFEAIRDV; encoded by the coding sequence ATGAAGAAGATCGCTTTAATAGGTATTTATCACGAATCCAATACGTTTAATAAACGGCCCACGGTCTATGCCGATTTTGTAAATGGTCATTTATTAAAAGGTGCGGATATTGTTGCGCATTATAAGAATGCGCATCACGAAATCGGTGGGTTTATTGAGGCATTGAATGATGCGCATATTGAGCTGATCCCGGTTATGTATGCGGAAGCCGCACCGGGAGGAACCGTTACAACGGAAACCTATCTGCGTCTGAAAGCAGAACTTGGTGCATTGCTGCAACAGGTACTGCCCGTAGACGGGGTATTGGTAGCGCCGCACGGAGCAGGGGTTTGCGAGGATTATCCGGATATGGATGGCGACTGGCTTTCCTACGTGCGGGCGTTGGTGGGTACGGAAGTGCCCATTGTAGGAACACTGGATCCGCATGCCAACGTCAGCCTCTTAATGATCGAAAAAACAAATGCACTCTTTGCCTATGCCACCAACCCGCATCTGGATCAGCGGGCAACAGGGATTAAGGCGGCTCAATTGCTGAAGCGTCTGCTTTTTGAAAATACCGTATTCCGGCAACGTCTTATTCAGCTCCCGCTTTCAATAAGCATCGAACAGCAAAATACGAATTGTGAGCCCTGCCTTTCCCTTTACCGCGAAGTGCAGCGAACTGCCGCAGATCATGGTGCATTGCATGTAAGCATCATCCTGGGCTTCCCTTATGCGGATGTTCCTGAGATGGGAACGTCATTAATACTGATAACGGAGGGAGATAGTAACTGGGAACAACTGATCACACAATTGAGATCCTGTTTCTTTAGCCGCCTGCAGCAATTCCGGGGTGAAAAGCTCCGGCTTCAGGCTGTTTTGCCGGATGCCGGTGCATTGAAGAAACCGGTACTGCTGCTGGATATGGGGGATAATGTTGGCGGGGGCGCTGCCGGTACAAGTATGTACCTCATGGATCTGCTGGAAGCGGCGGGACAAACCCGGGCTTGTATCTGCATTACACATGCTGCAACAGTGGAAGCTATTGCCCGGTTTGAAACGGGCGACCGTTTCGAGCTCTCTTTTGGGCATATAGATACATTAAACAGGGAAGCGCCTTATTCCGTAACGCTGATCAGCCGCGGGGACGGCTTTTTTACGGAACCCGATCCAAGGCATGGAGGACAGTCGGCATTCAACATGGGGAAGGTGGTGGTCCTGAAAACAGCGAATCAAAATACAATTATTGTTTCATCTCTTAAAGTGCCCCCTTTTAGCAGCAGGCAGTTAACCAGTTTGGGTATTGTACTTGAAGAACAGAACTGGATTATCGCAAAAGGGGTGAATGCCCCGATAGCAGCCTTTAAGGATAGCTGTGCAACGATCCTGCAGGTGGATACACCTGGGGAAACCTGCGCAGACATCACAACGTTTAGTTTTAAAAACAGGAGTGTACCGCTATATCCATTTGAAGCGATCAGAGATGTATAA
- a CDS encoding RidA family protein — translation MKEVVAGELIPQSHLPFSPAIRSGDFLFISGQASVDLEGNIINGSFGDECRRSFDNLKRIVEGAGLSLEDVIQVRNYVADQKDLTEFNKIYREYFTTPFPARTTLIGCLGTLLKFEVDAIARYK, via the coding sequence ATGAAAGAAGTTGTAGCAGGGGAGCTGATTCCTCAAAGTCACTTGCCGTTTTCGCCTGCCATCCGGAGTGGTGATTTTTTATTCATTTCGGGCCAGGCCTCCGTGGATCTGGAGGGCAATATTATCAACGGGAGTTTCGGCGACGAATGCCGGCGTTCCTTTGATAATCTGAAACGTATTGTTGAAGGGGCAGGTCTTTCCCTGGAAGATGTTATTCAGGTGCGCAACTATGTAGCGGACCAAAAGGATCTGACCGAATTCAATAAGATTTACCGGGAATATTTTACAACGCCTTTCCCCGCAAGAACCACATTGATCGGGTGTTTAGGAACCTTGTTAAAATTTGAAGTAGACGCGATAGCCCGCTATAAATAA
- a CDS encoding spinster family MFS transporter: MATQIRNNMGKAWMVVGLLFIIAMLNYIDRTMITTMRTSIVAAIPMTDAEFGLLTAVFLWVYGLFSPIAGFLADRFSRSKVILVSLFIWSFVTWMTSYATSFHELLLTRALMGLSEACYIPAALALIMDYHKGNTRSLATGIHMAGIMTGQSLGFLGGWIAENHRWNTAFFAFGIFGVAYTVLLLFILRDAPRELKSEVVRDAPRNNFLQTLKTLFRQRSYVLLVVFFALVSVMAWLVVGWLPTYFQEKFHLSQTEAGLYATAYVFTAAIFGVLTGGILADQWSRRNKRARIWVPAIGLFVAAPAIFLASYTTVLAVAVGCFVIYAFTKSFTDTNTMPILSIIVDARYRATGYGILNFCGTLVGGLGLYFGGALRDAQIPLDIIYRSAAVLIILAALAVIGIRTKSDPL, encoded by the coding sequence ATGGCAACACAGATACGGAATAATATGGGAAAAGCCTGGATGGTTGTTGGGCTTTTGTTTATCATCGCGATGCTGAATTATATCGACCGCACGATGATCACGACGATGCGTACTTCCATCGTGGCGGCAATACCAATGACGGATGCAGAGTTTGGATTGCTGACGGCCGTCTTTCTTTGGGTGTATGGATTGTTTAGTCCCATTGCCGGGTTCCTGGCAGACCGGTTTAGCCGGAGTAAGGTCATCCTTGTAAGTTTATTTATCTGGTCTTTTGTTACCTGGATGACTTCCTATGCTACTTCATTTCATGAGTTGCTGCTGACACGGGCATTAATGGGGTTAAGCGAGGCCTGTTATATCCCGGCAGCCCTGGCACTGATAATGGACTATCATAAGGGCAATACCCGTTCCCTGGCAACGGGCATCCACATGGCCGGGATTATGACGGGTCAGAGCCTGGGCTTTTTAGGCGGCTGGATCGCAGAAAATCATCGCTGGAATACTGCCTTTTTTGCATTTGGTATTTTCGGAGTTGCGTATACCGTTTTACTGCTCTTTATTTTGAGGGATGCCCCGAGGGAATTAAAATCTGAGGTGGTCAGGGATGCACCCCGGAACAACTTTCTGCAAACCCTTAAAACACTTTTCCGGCAGCGATCCTATGTGCTTTTAGTCGTTTTTTTCGCATTGGTAAGTGTGATGGCATGGCTGGTCGTAGGGTGGCTGCCCACCTATTTTCAGGAAAAATTTCATCTGTCTCAAACGGAAGCCGGTCTGTATGCTACCGCTTACGTTTTTACCGCTGCGATATTTGGGGTATTGACAGGTGGTATACTGGCGGATCAATGGAGCCGGCGTAATAAGCGGGCCAGGATATGGGTGCCGGCGATCGGACTCTTTGTTGCGGCGCCCGCAATATTTCTGGCGAGCTATACAACAGTACTGGCTGTTGCGGTGGGGTGTTTTGTTATTTATGCGTTTACAAAATCCTTTACCGATACCAATACAATGCCCATCTTAAGCATCATTGTTGATGCCCGTTATCGGGCTACCGGGTACGGCATCCTGAATTTTTGCGGCACGCTGGTAGGTGGCCTGGGACTGTATTTCGGAGGAGCGTTGCGGGACGCGCAGATCCCATTAGATATTATTTACCGGAGTGCGGCCGTGTTGATTATATTGGCGGCACTGGCGGTTATCGGTATCAGAACGAAATCCGATCCGTTATGA